A genome region from Streptomyces sp. NBC_01296 includes the following:
- a CDS encoding response regulator: MREDGKIKVFLLDDHEVVRRGVHELLSVEEDIEIVGEAGTAADALVRIPATRPDVAVLDVRLPDGSGVEVCREVRSHDEDIKCLMLTSFADDEALFDAIMAGASGYVLKAIRGNELLSAVRDVAAGRSLLDPVATARVLERLRDGKNGKGDDRLAHLTEQERKILDLIGEGLTNRVIGERLHLAEKTIKNYVSSLLSKLGMERRSQAAAYVARLQAENRA, encoded by the coding sequence GTGCGCGAAGACGGAAAAATCAAGGTATTCCTCCTGGACGACCACGAAGTGGTACGTCGCGGGGTCCATGAGCTCCTTTCGGTCGAAGAGGACATCGAGATCGTCGGCGAGGCAGGCACCGCCGCGGACGCCTTGGTCCGGATCCCCGCCACCCGGCCCGACGTGGCCGTCCTCGACGTGCGCCTGCCGGACGGCAGCGGGGTGGAGGTCTGCCGCGAGGTCCGGTCGCACGACGAGGACATCAAGTGCCTGATGCTGACCTCGTTCGCCGACGACGAGGCACTGTTCGACGCGATCATGGCCGGGGCCTCGGGCTACGTGCTCAAGGCGATCCGCGGAAACGAGCTGCTGAGCGCCGTACGGGACGTCGCGGCCGGCAGGTCGCTGCTGGACCCGGTCGCCACCGCGCGCGTGCTGGAGCGGCTGCGCGACGGCAAGAACGGCAAGGGCGACGACCGCCTGGCCCATCTCACCGAGCAGGAGCGGAAGATCCTCGACCTGATCGGCGAGGGCCTGACCAACCGCGTCATCGGCGAGCGCCTGCACCTGGCCGAGAAGACCATCAAGAACTACGTCTCCAGCCTGCTGTCCAAGCTGGGCATGGAGCGCCGCTCCCAGGCCGCCGCGTACGTGGCCCGGCTGCAGGCCGAGAACCGGGCCTGA